GCTTAGAAACTAGGCCAAAAGCCATTCAAATAATTTTTCTTGATTGCATTTGTATGCTTCAAAGGGATCAAGTGGAAAAATTTGATGCGCAAGCATGATTTCCCAGTCTACGTAGATTGCCTCCAGCTTCTCGAGGGAGAGATTATGTAGAGCACTTGGGAAGTTGAGGTTTTTGAGAGTAAATTTTTTTTCGATCACGTGAAGGAGAGTCTCCTTATCTTTTGAGTCAAATCTTTGATGAAGATGCACAATATCATAAAGATCTCGGGGACGGACTCGCTCTACAAACGCTCGAAGTTTTTCGGCAAATATTTCGATGAACGAATAACACTGAATTTCTGTTTGAAGAGCTGCATGATCTGAGTAATTATGAAGCAAAGGCTTTTGAATCGTCGGACTCACCAAAATTTCTTGGCGTGAAAGATCTAGCTTGATTTTTGGGAGAGAGCCAGAGCTCAGAAGAGGGCCTTGAAATGGCACTTTTATCTGGATAAAGAGCCCTTCTTTGTCAGGGAAAGGCATCATATTGATATGTGATACATCTACTTTAAGACCACAATGATTCCATACGGTTGTAAAAACGTCTTTCAGATAAGTCAAAATCACTTCTGGCTCAATGGAAGCATAAGGCTTGAGAGTGAAGTCTAAATCTTCGCTAAATCGATATGTTTGAAAATAGCACTTCTTGAGGCACGTCCCACCTTTGAATACCCAGTCTTCTTTTATCGTCGGATGTTGATAAATTCCCCATAGAATAAGACCCAACACATAATCTTTTTCGCAAGTTGCTAATGGGATTCTGAAAAGTCGATGTTTGTGAAGAAGCTCGTTTTTATCAATCATGGTTCACCAGATATGTAGGAACTCTTAAGCGCCAACGTCGTACTATTTTGGGACACTCCAAGGACGAGCAAATTTTGGAATACCCGTGACTAAGATTAGTTTGGTAAAGGAGGATAAATTCTTCTTCTTCTGGAGCAAATTTTTCGAGTCCGAACCCAAGGCGTTTAAAAATTGTT
The DNA window shown above is from Pseudomonadota bacterium and carries:
- a CDS encoding nucleotidyl transferase AbiEii/AbiGii toxin family protein; its protein translation is MIDKNELLHKHRLFRIPLATCEKDYVLGLILWGIYQHPTIKEDWVFKGGTCLKKCYFQTYRFSEDLDFTLKPYASIEPEVILTYLKDVFTTVWNHCGLKVDVSHINMMPFPDKEGLFIQIKVPFQGPLLSSGSLPKIKLDLSRQEILVSPTIQKPLLHNYSDHAALQTEIQCYSFIEIFAEKLRAFVERVRPRDLYDIVHLHQRFDSKDKETLLHVIEKKFTLKNLNFPSALHNLSLEKLEAIYVDWEIMLAHQIFPLDPFEAYKCNQEKLFEWLLA